Proteins from a genomic interval of Medicago truncatula cultivar Jemalong A17 chromosome 3, MtrunA17r5.0-ANR, whole genome shotgun sequence:
- the LOC11429063 gene encoding uncharacterized protein produces the protein MWNWDSSFLPFCRMSKGSNTCLFGVIRPAADSCDERGKSVKSKPELQPEPELPSELKSEPELPPELKSQPKQREKYEWESKRVEDLEMSDFSMFDDDIEPFMFICARFIYKNKAQIQKDKEIEVAMAEYRECSRNLSVFDAIPVPKISGKCGGVGPLPMTDDRRLFLTPACHLALDNYNAENQGPNFVFVDVVKTTYRPGGFYYITFQAQEEIPNSPVIAFQAEVRIWRTDPPIIIKSCAIKTT, from the exons ATGTGGAATTGGGATTCTTCTTTCCTTCCATTTTGCAGAATGTCGAAGGGATCCAATACCTGTTTGTTCGGCGTCATCCGACCTGCTGCGGATAGCTGTGATGAAAGAGGGAAGTCGGTGAAATCCAAACCCGAATTGCAACCTGAACCGGAATTGCCATCGGAACTGAAGTCGGAACCGGAATTGCCACCGGAACTGAAGTCGCAACCGaaacagagagagaaatatGAATGGGAATCGAAACGCGTTGAAGATCTTGAGATGAGTGACTTCTCTATGTTTGACGATGACATTGAgccttttatgtttatatgcGCGCGCTTTATTTACAAGAATAAGGCCCAGATTCAAAAAGATAAGGAGATTGAAGTAGCCATGGCTGAGTATCGTGAGTGCTCTCGCAACCTAAGT gTGTTCGATGCTATCCCCGTTCCAAAAATCTCAGGAAAATGTGGGGGTGTCGGTCCCCTTCCTATGACCGATGATCGTCGCCTTTTTCTCACTCCCGCCTGCCACCTTGCCTTAGACAATTACAATGCTGAGAATCAG ggtcCAAATTTCGTTTTTGTTGACGTTGTCAAGACAACCTATAGACCCGGTGGTTTCTATTACATTACCTTTCAAGCACAAGAAGAAATTCCCAACAGCCCTGTTATAGCTTTTCAGGCCGAAGTCAGGATTTGGAGGACTGACCCACCTATCATCATCAAGTCGTGTGCCATTAAAACTACTTAA